A single region of the Chitinophaga niabensis genome encodes:
- a CDS encoding RagB/SusD family nutrient uptake outer membrane protein: protein MKTLYIICVLAVAMLLSACNDTLDLKPKNAYSEEDVWGDPKLTEVFVNGIYDRAVLAYKDAGYGWAAQTDELYGNFNWTNENVYVRGEATPDNQTSGSLNNWNSLYTAIRYCNTFFLNINKVDSTGNESLIRRMKGEVYFLRAMAYFELLKRFGGVLLITKVYDVTDKTFTEKRATWQETKDFILADIAQAVQLLPASQSNDMNKGRATAGAALALKSRLLLYAASPYFNKTNDQQLWRDARDAAKAVIDYNGKMYSLYGNAGNGTYNKIFLDFFNPEVIFGRVYSGLVKADRYNTVSRDLSPNGYDGYSAYNVIQQMVDEFEMADGTTFSWNNPAHAQNPYANREPRFYADILANNQQFKGRLTQFYEGGDDSPQSPYSPWNASKTRYCMRKMVDEAVDWKKQDFAASQWVVFRLSEMYLNYAEACAALGQYGEARTYLNDLRQLKAGLPAVTAPDAGLMDRIKHERRIELCFEGHRYFDIRRWGVAELGSEDAKGVVITKQPNGTFTYQQITVEERTWVPGFYFYPIPRTEIQKNPNITQNPNYN, encoded by the coding sequence ATGAAAACATTATATATTATTTGTGTGCTGGCTGTAGCTATGCTACTCAGCGCATGTAACGACACGCTGGACCTTAAGCCGAAGAATGCCTATTCTGAAGAAGATGTATGGGGCGATCCCAAACTGACGGAAGTTTTCGTGAATGGCATTTACGACAGGGCCGTGCTGGCATATAAAGACGCAGGTTATGGATGGGCAGCACAAACAGATGAGCTCTACGGAAACTTTAACTGGACAAATGAGAATGTATATGTGCGGGGAGAAGCCACTCCGGATAATCAAACCAGTGGTTCGCTGAACAACTGGAATAGCTTATATACTGCGATCCGGTATTGCAACACCTTCTTTTTAAACATTAATAAAGTTGATTCCACAGGGAATGAAAGCCTTATCCGCCGTATGAAAGGAGAAGTATATTTTCTCCGCGCAATGGCCTACTTTGAATTGCTGAAACGTTTTGGCGGTGTGCTGCTGATCACCAAGGTCTACGATGTTACAGATAAGACCTTTACTGAAAAAAGGGCCACCTGGCAGGAAACAAAAGATTTTATCCTGGCAGATATAGCACAGGCAGTGCAGCTGTTACCTGCATCCCAAAGCAATGATATGAATAAAGGCAGGGCCACTGCCGGGGCTGCGCTCGCGCTTAAATCCCGTTTGCTGTTGTACGCGGCAAGCCCTTATTTCAACAAAACCAACGACCAGCAATTATGGCGCGATGCAAGGGATGCGGCCAAAGCGGTGATTGATTACAATGGCAAAATGTATAGCTTGTATGGCAACGCAGGCAATGGTACCTATAATAAGATCTTCCTCGACTTCTTCAATCCTGAAGTGATCTTTGGAAGGGTATACAGCGGCCTGGTGAAGGCAGACCGGTATAACACGGTGAGCAGGGACCTTAGTCCTAATGGATACGATGGTTACAGTGCATACAATGTGATCCAGCAAATGGTAGATGAATTTGAAATGGCAGATGGTACCACCTTTAGCTGGAATAATCCCGCCCATGCGCAGAACCCTTATGCTAACAGGGAACCACGTTTCTATGCGGATATACTCGCCAATAACCAACAATTTAAAGGACGGCTTACACAGTTCTATGAAGGTGGGGATGATTCCCCCCAAAGCCCTTATTCCCCCTGGAATGCATCTAAAACAAGGTATTGCATGCGTAAAATGGTGGACGAGGCTGTAGACTGGAAAAAGCAGGATTTTGCAGCCTCTCAATGGGTTGTGTTCCGTTTGTCAGAAATGTATCTTAACTATGCGGAAGCTTGTGCTGCATTGGGGCAATACGGAGAAGCCCGCACTTATCTGAATGATCTGAGGCAGCTGAAAGCAGGATTGCCTGCAGTGACGGCTCCTGATGCGGGGCTGATGGACAGGATAAAACATGAAAGAAGGATTGAACTTTGCTTTGAAGGGCATCGTTACTTTGATATCAGAAGATGGGGCGTTGCTGAACTGGGATCGGAAGATGCCAAGGGTGTGGTGATCACGAAACAGCCAAACGGTACCTTCACCTACCAGCAGATCACTGTGGAAGAAAGAACATGGGTGCCCGGCTTTTATTTCTATCCGATACCAAGAACGGAAATACAGAAGAATCCGAATATCACACAGAATCCGAATTATAATTAA
- a CDS encoding glucosidase family protein, which produces MRYLLVWLLLASSPLCAQLKWQMQPDGGIIWRIKTNEIHADHIEMSGKKISAIIYYGKDSAGGLLLKQKLIFPMLRTIPNDTRGSLIRTFEQHIMDSVKVNGAYVQEVPQSFYIKGYLQSESTTNAGLFIKRQIFPSTEKAAYIERYTLSNTGKKTLSVSIPMQDKNIVTDAVKGVDGAYTINYRVYNGGDLILQPGEKWTFAVVISAAGFISADYEFEKRKALITQLGESLVLETPNDTINRMFSFAKIRAAESIFDTKEGLMHAPGGGEYYAAIWANDQAEYVNPFFPFLGNVEGNESARNSFRLFARYMNDDYKPIPSSIIAEGTDFWNGAGDRGDQAMIAYGASLFALYSADTVNAKRLWPLISWCNEYLRRHKTKDGVITSDSDELEGRFKAGRINLSTNVLAYGAFVYASRLAASLGLRQDANRLQQEALQLRKDIETYFGATVEGYKTYRYYEGNDVLRSWICIPLVMDIFDRKEGTIHALLSPRLWTKNGILTEAGSATFWDRSTLYAFRGMLRAGVVDTTLPYLRYYSSQRLLGSHVPYAIEAWPEGDQRHLSAESGLYCRVITEGLFGFDPLGFSQFTICPRLPKEWSSMKLRNIRAFNRNFDIEVSRHKINVVSAGKMIKSINWDGHSPVNLTF; this is translated from the coding sequence ATGAGATACTTACTTGTGTGGCTATTATTAGCTTCATCCCCTTTGTGTGCCCAATTGAAATGGCAAATGCAGCCGGATGGAGGAATTATATGGAGGATCAAAACGAATGAAATACATGCTGATCATATAGAAATGAGTGGAAAGAAGATCTCTGCCATTATCTATTATGGGAAGGACAGTGCAGGTGGGTTGCTGCTGAAACAGAAACTTATTTTCCCTATGCTGCGCACTATACCCAATGATACAAGAGGAAGCCTGATCCGGACCTTTGAGCAGCATATTATGGATTCCGTAAAAGTTAATGGGGCTTATGTGCAGGAAGTACCGCAATCCTTTTATATAAAAGGATACCTGCAATCTGAAAGTACCACAAATGCCGGCCTGTTCATCAAAAGACAAATATTTCCTTCAACGGAAAAGGCTGCATACATAGAAAGATATACTTTGTCCAATACGGGGAAAAAAACACTCTCCGTAAGCATTCCTATGCAGGATAAAAACATTGTAACAGATGCAGTAAAGGGTGTTGATGGTGCTTATACTATAAATTACCGGGTGTACAACGGAGGTGATCTTATATTACAACCGGGAGAAAAATGGACGTTTGCTGTTGTTATATCTGCCGCCGGTTTTATTTCAGCAGATTATGAATTTGAAAAGCGGAAAGCGCTGATAACCCAGCTGGGAGAATCCCTGGTACTGGAAACGCCGAATGATACCATCAACAGGATGTTCAGCTTTGCCAAGATCCGTGCTGCAGAAAGTATTTTTGATACAAAAGAAGGGCTGATGCATGCTCCCGGTGGTGGTGAATATTATGCCGCTATCTGGGCCAACGACCAGGCGGAATATGTGAACCCTTTTTTTCCTTTCCTGGGAAATGTGGAAGGTAATGAATCTGCCAGGAATAGTTTCCGGCTTTTTGCCCGGTATATGAATGATGATTACAAACCTATTCCCAGTTCCATTATTGCAGAAGGTACTGATTTCTGGAATGGTGCCGGAGACAGGGGAGATCAGGCCATGATTGCCTATGGTGCTTCTCTCTTTGCGCTATATTCTGCTGATACGGTTAATGCAAAACGCCTCTGGCCATTGATCTCCTGGTGTAATGAATACCTGCGCCGTCATAAAACTAAAGATGGAGTGATCACCTCGGATTCTGATGAACTGGAAGGGCGGTTTAAAGCAGGCAGGATCAACCTGTCCACTAACGTGCTGGCCTATGGAGCATTTGTATATGCATCCAGGCTGGCTGCTTCCCTTGGATTGCGGCAGGACGCAAACAGGCTGCAGCAGGAAGCCTTACAGTTACGAAAGGATATTGAAACCTATTTTGGCGCTACGGTGGAAGGGTATAAAACGTATCGTTATTATGAAGGTAATGATGTGTTACGCTCCTGGATCTGCATACCACTGGTGATGGACATTTTTGACCGTAAAGAAGGAACCATCCATGCATTACTTTCTCCAAGGCTTTGGACGAAGAACGGGATCCTCACGGAAGCCGGTTCTGCCACCTTCTGGGACAGGTCTACCTTGTATGCCTTCCGTGGCATGCTGCGGGCAGGGGTAGTAGATACTACGCTTCCCTATCTCAGGTATTATTCTTCACAGCGCCTGCTGGGTAGCCATGTACCTTATGCCATAGAAGCCTGGCCTGAAGGAGATCAACGGCATCTCTCTGCTGAAAGCGGGCTTTATTGCAGGGTTATAACGGAAGGGTTGTTTGGTTTTGATCCCCTGGGCTTTTCTCAGTTTACCATCTGCCCGCGTTTACCAAAAGAATGGAGCAGTATGAAGCTGCGGAATATCAGGGCTTTCAACAGGAACTTTGATATTGAAGTGAGCAGGCATAAGATCAATGTTGTATCAGCAGGTAAAATGATAAAAAGCATCAATTGGGATGGCCACAGCCCGGTTAATTTGACTTTTTGA
- a CDS encoding GntR family transcriptional regulator, which produces MRNVFEKIRELEEVAAYSKRDRLVQGIINAINEKVLQMDDPLPSVNTLIRELKFSRETIVKGYQELVSRGIIESKYRLGYFVAHGNTEQVMKVALLMYNLDTFEEQFYRNFRHQLGKGVELNIFFHHGNIEIFETILLQIRGKYGMYVVAPIPHPRSKELLDTIPRSKFLMFDRYEPLDGEFNYITQEFKQSSYNAFKQLAKEIKQFDEMIFLHSPESLDPKEIVSAFKKFLKDFKMKGSIVNEFSPGMVEKGKVYFTLDNFAMWEILRECEKKKLKPGKDVGLLSHNDEPAKEFVGITTYSTDFALMGKMAGQAVINREKIRQIIPTALAKRKTL; this is translated from the coding sequence ATGCGAAATGTATTTGAAAAAATAAGGGAACTGGAAGAAGTAGCAGCTTACTCTAAGCGGGACCGCCTGGTGCAGGGGATCATTAATGCCATCAACGAAAAGGTGCTGCAGATGGACGATCCGCTCCCTTCTGTGAACACACTGATCAGGGAGTTGAAGTTTTCGCGGGAAACTATTGTGAAAGGGTACCAGGAACTTGTAAGCAGAGGGATCATTGAATCAAAGTACCGGCTTGGCTATTTTGTAGCACATGGAAATACTGAACAGGTGATGAAAGTAGCGCTGCTGATGTACAACCTTGATACCTTTGAAGAGCAGTTCTACAGGAATTTCAGGCATCAGCTGGGTAAGGGCGTGGAGCTGAATATTTTCTTTCACCACGGTAATATAGAGATCTTCGAAACAATACTGCTGCAGATCAGGGGTAAATACGGGATGTATGTGGTAGCTCCTATTCCGCATCCCAGGTCAAAGGAGTTGCTGGATACTATTCCCCGCAGCAAGTTCCTGATGTTTGACAGGTACGAGCCATTGGACGGGGAATTCAATTACATCACCCAGGAGTTCAAACAATCGTCCTACAACGCATTTAAACAACTGGCAAAAGAGATCAAACAATTTGATGAAATGATCTTCCTGCATTCCCCGGAATCGCTGGACCCAAAGGAGATCGTTTCCGCCTTCAAAAAGTTCCTGAAGGACTTTAAAATGAAAGGCAGCATTGTAAATGAGTTCAGCCCGGGTATGGTGGAAAAAGGAAAAGTATATTTTACGCTGGACAACTTTGCCATGTGGGAAATACTGCGGGAGTGCGAAAAAAAGAAATTGAAACCAGGTAAAGACGTAGGCCTGTTATCACATAACGATGAACCTGCAAAAGAGTTTGTAGGGATCACTACTTATTCCACAGACTTTGCACTGATGGGCAAAATGGCCGGCCAGGCTGTTATTAACAGGGAAAAGATCCGGCAGATCATACCCACTGCACTGGCCAAGAGAAAAACACTTTAA
- a CDS encoding NIPSNAP family protein, whose translation MQRRKFLQSSLAATAGMITPGPAIAGDKQPPQKEVYEWREYEMRFGSDQMQLENYFKTAFIPALNKYGVKAVGVFKEWRQSEPAKFYLLVPYSSLDNYLSVNMKVKADTDYIKNSAAYNSVPADKPIYSRFASSLMIAFDGWPAMVIPSGKSRIFELRTYEGYSEDAVRRKIKMFNDGEFPIFKRAKLNPVFCGDVIAGDRQPRLTYMITCDSMEEREKGWAAFVADPEWKKLVGDPQYANTISTIRNTFLVPTSYSQV comes from the coding sequence ATGCAACGTAGAAAATTCCTTCAGTCTTCACTTGCAGCAACAGCAGGTATGATAACCCCCGGTCCTGCAATAGCAGGTGATAAACAGCCCCCACAAAAAGAAGTATACGAATGGCGTGAATATGAAATGCGCTTTGGTTCCGACCAGATGCAATTGGAGAATTATTTTAAGACCGCATTTATTCCTGCATTGAATAAATATGGTGTAAAAGCAGTTGGTGTCTTCAAAGAATGGAGGCAATCGGAACCGGCTAAATTTTATTTACTGGTTCCTTATTCTTCCCTTGACAATTATCTTTCGGTAAATATGAAAGTAAAGGCGGACACTGATTATATTAAAAATAGTGCCGCATATAACAGCGTACCAGCGGATAAGCCCATATATAGCCGCTTTGCCTCCTCTTTGATGATTGCTTTTGACGGTTGGCCTGCAATGGTTATCCCATCAGGTAAATCCCGGATCTTTGAATTAAGAACGTATGAGGGATATAGCGAAGATGCCGTAAGAAGAAAAATTAAGATGTTTAATGACGGAGAGTTCCCCATTTTTAAAAGGGCGAAGTTAAATCCGGTATTCTGTGGTGATGTGATTGCCGGCGACAGACAACCGCGTCTCACCTATATGATCACATGCGATAGTATGGAGGAACGTGAGAAAGGATGGGCGGCTTTTGTAGCTGATCCTGAATGGAAGAAGTTAGTAGGAGATCCTCAGTATGCAAATACGATTTCCACTATCAGGAATACCTTTTTGGTGCCAACATCCTATTCGCAGGTGTAA
- a CDS encoding SusC/RagA family TonB-linked outer membrane protein produces MKRTKHNGHPIAFASQAEHPLKAFILLFLLLCSSILSFAQNNARVISGKIKNDNGEFIPGATIMEKNSKTGAISDNSGSYSIRVSGSNTILVISATGFTTTEIPVGERSSIDVTLQNENKELNEIVVIGYGARKRTNLTGAVSAVTGKELQKSPAVNITNSLAGQVPGLIANTRSGEPGNDNAEIFVRGKATLGSTGALVVIDGVPDRSGGFARLNPADIESISVIKDATAAIYGARSANGVILVTTRRGRSGTPVLSFSTNWGFTQPTRVPEMLNSYEYAVATNEYDVLRGQQKTWPDADIQLFKDGSDPLGHPNSNWWDAIMKTWAMQQNHVVSLSGGTEKVKYYLSGQYQHQDGIYKQSAAYYKQAQARANIDVAVTNNFKVGIDVLYRNEFRNAAKPGYDAGGIFRELWLAYPYLVPKYPNGYVGPGIGGGPDNSMIYITNGDAGYQRFTNDYLQTKASFNWDLSKITDGLSLDGYYAYDLTLNRTKQFVQTPPAAYRYNPSTKDYTRIVSSITPNLNELRGSVRQKLLNLRLNYSRKFNDHALDAFVAFERFQGEADNITAYRSNFLSNSLDELFAGSLIGQQNNSSAAESGRINYISRISYNFRNKYLLDYNMRYDGSQNFPEGKRYGFFPGVSAAWRISQEPFFRSSFVSDLKVRASWGKTGNDAVSAFNYIQTYLFGTGFGYSLGPNASQVSSLNLGPTPNRNITWEVANTTDLAVESQFLNGKIGLSLDYFRSMRTGILIARSESVPGYTGVTLPLENLGRVLNRGIEVEASYNNRTGKDFSYSVRGNMTFARNKVIYMDEAKNIPSYQQKTNLPIDAWFLYQSDGIYQNQREIDNSPHPAGTAPGDIRYKDLNNDKQINGLDMVRTPLVRTPEIIYGAAFNCTWKNIDVSVFFQGQARAKSYLAPAGLNLAREFFTDRWQKEGDNTYPRNFSGPTGRTFGVNTMASDFWLRNAAFVRLKNVEIGYNLPSSWLGKAKIQGARIYVSGNNLFSIDKFGPSYDPEIPNDNGYYYPQQRIVNIGANLSF; encoded by the coding sequence ATGAAAAGAACAAAGCATAATGGGCATCCTATTGCCTTTGCCTCCCAGGCGGAACATCCGCTTAAGGCGTTTATCCTCCTATTCCTTTTACTGTGCAGTTCTATTTTATCTTTTGCACAGAACAATGCCCGCGTGATCAGCGGAAAGATCAAGAATGATAATGGTGAGTTCATTCCAGGCGCCACCATTATGGAAAAGAACAGTAAAACTGGCGCCATCTCTGATAACAGTGGTAGTTACTCCATCAGGGTTTCCGGCAGCAATACCATACTGGTGATCTCTGCAACAGGCTTTACTACTACTGAAATTCCGGTAGGCGAAAGGAGTAGCATAGACGTTACACTTCAGAATGAAAATAAAGAATTGAATGAAATAGTGGTGATAGGTTATGGTGCCAGGAAAAGAACAAATCTCACAGGTGCTGTTTCTGCTGTTACCGGTAAGGAACTGCAAAAATCCCCCGCTGTAAATATCACTAATTCCCTTGCAGGCCAGGTGCCTGGTCTGATAGCGAATACCAGGAGCGGTGAGCCTGGGAATGATAATGCGGAGATCTTTGTTCGTGGTAAAGCTACATTGGGAAGCACCGGCGCACTGGTTGTTATAGATGGTGTTCCTGACAGGTCTGGTGGTTTTGCCAGGCTCAACCCTGCGGATATTGAATCGATCTCTGTTATTAAAGATGCTACCGCAGCCATTTACGGTGCCCGTTCTGCAAATGGTGTTATCCTGGTTACCACCAGGAGAGGGCGGTCTGGTACACCTGTATTGTCTTTCAGCACTAACTGGGGTTTCACACAACCCACACGGGTACCTGAGATGTTGAATTCTTACGAGTATGCCGTGGCAACAAATGAATATGATGTATTGCGCGGGCAGCAGAAAACCTGGCCGGATGCGGATATTCAATTGTTCAAAGATGGCTCCGATCCACTCGGCCATCCTAACAGCAACTGGTGGGATGCTATTATGAAAACATGGGCAATGCAGCAGAATCATGTTGTTTCGCTCAGTGGTGGCACGGAGAAAGTAAAGTATTATCTCTCCGGTCAGTATCAGCATCAGGATGGCATTTACAAGCAAAGCGCAGCTTATTATAAACAGGCACAGGCAAGAGCTAATATAGATGTAGCAGTAACAAACAATTTCAAAGTAGGGATAGATGTGTTGTACCGTAATGAGTTCCGCAATGCTGCGAAACCGGGGTATGATGCAGGTGGAATATTCAGGGAGTTATGGCTGGCTTATCCTTACCTGGTGCCCAAATATCCTAATGGTTATGTAGGGCCAGGCATAGGTGGCGGACCTGATAACAGCATGATCTATATTACGAACGGAGATGCCGGTTACCAGCGTTTTACGAACGATTACCTGCAAACAAAAGCATCTTTCAACTGGGACCTTTCCAAAATTACAGATGGCCTTTCACTGGATGGTTATTATGCCTACGATCTTACACTGAACAGAACAAAACAATTTGTACAAACACCTCCAGCCGCTTACAGGTATAATCCTTCCACGAAGGACTATACAAGGATCGTATCCTCCATTACCCCCAACCTCAATGAACTAAGAGGTTCTGTAAGGCAGAAGCTCCTGAACCTGCGGCTGAATTACAGCAGGAAGTTTAATGATCATGCACTGGATGCTTTTGTTGCCTTTGAAAGGTTCCAGGGCGAGGCCGATAACATTACGGCTTACAGATCTAACTTCCTCAGCAATTCCCTGGATGAGTTGTTTGCAGGCAGCCTTATCGGGCAGCAGAACAATTCTTCCGCTGCGGAATCAGGCCGTATCAACTACATCAGCCGTATATCTTACAATTTCAGGAATAAGTATCTCCTGGATTATAATATGCGCTACGATGGATCGCAGAATTTCCCCGAAGGTAAACGTTATGGTTTCTTTCCGGGTGTGTCTGCTGCATGGCGTATTTCGCAGGAACCTTTCTTCCGCTCATCTTTCGTAAGTGACCTTAAGGTAAGGGCGTCATGGGGTAAAACCGGTAACGATGCAGTGAGTGCTTTCAACTATATTCAAACGTACCTGTTTGGTACCGGCTTCGGTTATTCACTGGGCCCCAACGCATCACAGGTGAGTTCACTGAACCTTGGCCCTACACCCAACAGGAACATTACCTGGGAAGTGGCCAACACTACAGATCTGGCAGTAGAATCCCAATTCCTGAATGGAAAGATTGGCCTGAGCCTTGACTACTTCCGGTCTATGCGCACGGGGATCCTGATCGCACGCAGCGAATCTGTTCCCGGTTATACGGGTGTTACCCTGCCATTGGAAAACCTGGGACGCGTGCTGAACAGGGGTATTGAGGTAGAAGCTTCCTATAATAACAGAACAGGGAAAGACTTCTCTTATTCCGTAAGAGGGAACATGACGTTCGCACGGAACAAAGTGATCTATATGGACGAAGCGAAAAATATTCCTTCCTACCAGCAAAAAACCAACCTCCCGATCGATGCCTGGTTCCTTTATCAATCAGATGGTATTTACCAGAACCAACGGGAGATAGATAACAGTCCGCATCCTGCAGGTACTGCTCCCGGCGATATCCGTTATAAAGATCTCAATAATGATAAACAGATCAATGGACTGGATATGGTGAGAACACCATTGGTAAGAACACCTGAGATCATCTACGGTGCTGCATTCAATTGCACCTGGAAAAATATTGATGTGTCTGTTTTCTTCCAGGGGCAGGCAAGGGCCAAATCTTATCTCGCACCCGCAGGGTTAAACCTGGCCAGGGAATTTTTCACTGACCGCTGGCAGAAAGAAGGAGATAATACCTATCCCCGCAATTTCAGCGGACCTACGGGCAGAACTTTTGGTGTAAACACCATGGCTTCCGACTTCTGGTTGCGCAATGCTGCCTTTGTGAGATTGAAGAATGTGGAGATCGGTTACAACCTGCCATCTTCCTGGCTGGGCAAAGCAAAGATCCAGGGTGCCAGGATCTACGTGAGCGGAAATAACCTGTTCTCTATCGATAAATTCGGGCCATCTTATGATCCTGAAATACCTAACGATAATGGCTATTATTACCCGCAGCAGCGGATCGTAAACATCGGTGCAAACCTCAGTTTCTAA
- a CDS encoding helix-turn-helix transcriptional regulator: protein MKYCLYIIVMLMPFGSIAQTGELNQQAEVFRINKDYKEAEARARQSAALALQHDNYTDAAKAYTLLTDIRINAQQLTNLKQVSDSALALAQQAKNPVAMAYGYYSQVLLYKMLDNGEDVVRFCNKGLKELEQVDDPYIAAKIYYRLYVVYSDWNNEARVNTYARKATENALRTKDYNLMSNCYMALSVAHEYNYNSTKNRPQLDSTLFYLNKVESLYQQYPGQVAKFTYAIACINLANCYLRYFPEAAAKGIHYASTARAILNGLPNTEEVVASSLGILSEYASQAGNKAQTESYLLEAYRVIKAQQPPYYYTLINVVQALSGFYEQQGDHKKALEFQKEVTEYNNKNFNQKQALNAQKLEIQYETEKKNNEVQILKEQERNRRLQSYLYGAVALVAVLGLIIMYRANRFRMRYALQRERQLQLKVKLEKEEQARLKAEQQLLETQQQQLKKEVMANVLQLEHKNQTLLNIKDKLAEGDKVNMQKILKEEMILDSNFEHAKLQIQQVHPDFFYLLNEKAQRKLTMLDLKLCAYLYLKMDTRQIAQLMNIEAKSVRMSRYRIKQKLGLDKDEDLNSFLQALGA, encoded by the coding sequence ATGAAATACTGCCTATATATAATAGTTATGCTGATGCCATTCGGCAGTATCGCACAGACGGGGGAATTGAACCAGCAGGCAGAGGTATTCCGGATCAATAAGGATTATAAGGAAGCAGAAGCCAGGGCAAGGCAAAGTGCTGCCCTTGCATTGCAACATGATAACTATACGGATGCTGCCAAGGCTTATACCCTCCTGACGGATATCAGGATCAATGCGCAGCAGCTTACGAACCTGAAACAGGTAAGTGATTCTGCCCTGGCACTCGCACAACAGGCAAAAAATCCTGTGGCCATGGCTTATGGATATTATTCCCAGGTACTGTTATACAAAATGCTGGACAACGGGGAGGATGTGGTGAGGTTTTGCAATAAGGGGCTGAAAGAGCTGGAGCAGGTAGACGATCCTTACATTGCCGCCAAGATCTATTACAGGCTTTATGTGGTTTATTCCGACTGGAACAATGAAGCCCGGGTGAACACCTATGCCCGGAAAGCCACAGAAAATGCCCTGCGTACGAAAGATTATAATCTCATGAGCAATTGCTATATGGCATTGTCCGTGGCACATGAGTATAATTATAATAGCACCAAAAACAGGCCGCAGCTGGACAGTACTCTCTTTTACCTGAATAAGGTGGAATCACTTTATCAGCAATACCCGGGGCAGGTGGCTAAGTTTACCTATGCCATCGCCTGTATTAACCTTGCCAATTGTTACCTCCGGTATTTTCCGGAAGCAGCAGCGAAAGGTATTCATTATGCCAGTACTGCCCGGGCTATATTAAATGGCTTACCGAATACTGAAGAGGTGGTGGCCAGCAGTTTAGGGATCTTAAGTGAATATGCCAGCCAGGCAGGAAATAAAGCGCAGACGGAAAGTTATCTCCTGGAGGCTTATCGTGTAATTAAAGCCCAGCAACCTCCTTATTATTATACACTCATTAACGTGGTACAAGCCCTTTCTGGTTTTTACGAACAGCAGGGAGATCATAAAAAAGCACTGGAATTTCAGAAGGAAGTAACGGAATATAATAACAAGAACTTCAACCAGAAACAGGCGCTGAATGCACAGAAACTGGAAATTCAGTATGAAACGGAAAAGAAGAATAACGAAGTGCAGATCCTGAAAGAGCAGGAGCGGAACCGCAGGCTGCAGAGTTATTTATATGGAGCTGTTGCACTGGTTGCAGTATTGGGGTTGATAATTATGTATCGTGCCAACCGTTTCAGAATGCGTTATGCATTGCAGCGGGAAAGACAGCTGCAACTGAAAGTAAAGCTGGAAAAAGAAGAACAGGCCAGGTTAAAGGCAGAACAACAACTCCTGGAAACGCAGCAGCAGCAATTGAAGAAAGAGGTTATGGCGAATGTGTTGCAGCTGGAACATAAGAATCAGACCTTACTTAATATAAAGGATAAACTTGCAGAAGGAGATAAGGTGAACATGCAAAAGATCCTCAAAGAAGAAATGATACTCGACAGCAATTTTGAACATGCAAAATTGCAGATCCAACAAGTACACCCCGACTTTTTTTACCTGCTCAATGAAAAGGCACAACGAAAACTCACTATGCTTGACCTCAAGCTTTGTGCCTACCTGTACCTCAAAATGGATACCCGCCAGATTGCCCAACTGATGAATATTGAAGCTAAAAGCGTAAGGATGAGCCGCTACCGTATCAAGCAGAAGCTAGGCCTGGATAAGGACGAAGACCTGAATAGCTTCCTCCAGGCACTGGGAGCTTAA